The segment AAAACCTCATCTTGCACCGGGGCGAACACGCTTTCGTCATGCTCAATCGCTTCCCCTACACAAGTGGCCACCTGATGGTCGCGCCGTATCAGCACACGGCCAACCTGAGCGAGTTGTCTGACGCCGAGCAGCTGGAGATCCAGCAGCTTGTAACCCGCGCCGTGGAGTGGATCACCGCCGCGTATCGGCCCCAGGGCTTCAATATTGGCGTGAACCTGGGCGAGGCCGGGGGTGCGGGCATCCCGACCCATGTGCACTGGCACATCGTCCCACGGTGGAGCGGCGATACGAACTACATGACCACCGTCGGCGGCGTCCGGGTCCTTCCCCAGAGCCTTGAGGACAGCTATGACCGGCTGCGCGCGGTCATCGGACCATGACGTTTGACGATTTGCGCGTACAGGCTCTGCAATGCGCCGCGTGCGCCCTGTCGGAGCGCCGCACGAACGTCGTCTTTGGCGAAGGG is part of the Chthonomonas sp. genome and harbors:
- a CDS encoding HIT domain-containing protein, with the protein product MAEQLWAPWRLEYIERASTEGSNGGCIFVDLPAEQNDRENLILHRGEHAFVMLNRFPYTSGHLMVAPYQHTANLSELSDAEQLEIQQLVTRAVEWITAAYRPQGFNIGVNLGEAGGAGIPTHVHWHIVPRWSGDTNYMTTVGGVRVLPQSLEDSYDRLRAVIGP